Proteins found in one Drosophila busckii strain San Diego stock center, stock number 13000-0081.31 chromosome 2R, ASM1175060v1, whole genome shotgun sequence genomic segment:
- the LOC108597725 gene encoding 5'-nucleotidase domain-containing protein 3, which yields MCAARSPIVNLFFKQYVVLGRGGATAAWSRWSRAIGLRSSVEARCLSTSADINIEAAVTNQALINTTLQGPKTVSDYQELYEATKKKFQSKKLPIDVHPDAVFACNELDLSEVQVYGFDYDYTLACYKPILEDLLYNLAREMLVKRFRYPEDILDLEYEPNFAVRGLHYDVEKGLLVKLDSFLQLQLGSVYRGRTKVDEEEVLKLYHNRLLPIAYVEGPNSGHNHNTNSKMVQLADLFSVPEMCLLCNVIEYFERNRIDYHPEIVFHDIRTAMGSCHPIMHATVMKNTEKYIERNAKLVQYFEKLQKAGKNLFLVTNSPFSFVNCGMSYLVGANWRDFFDVVIVQARKPKFFTDESRPIRLYDEKTRSHLWDRVSKLEKGKIYYEGSVRQLQELKGWRGHSVLYFGDHPYSDLADVTLKHSWRTGAIISELAHEIKTLNRVDFKMSANWLQMLTQLIEDTQDNESEAAQACLQDWMNERDQLRNKTKNVFNEQFGSVFRTYHNPTYFSRRLFRFADIYTSDITNLLKFSTAHTFYPRRGVMPHEYASHFI from the exons ATGTGTGCAGCGCGAAGTccaattgttaatttattttttaaacaatatgtTGTTTTGGGCCGTGGTGGAGCGACAGCGGCTTGGAGCAGGTGGAGCAGAGCAATTGGCCTCAGGAGCAGCGTAGAAGCACGTTGTCTCAGCACTAGCGCTGATATCAACATTGAAGCAGCCGTTACAAATCAAGCTCTTATCAATACCACACTACAGGGCCCAAAAACAGTGAGTGATTACCAAGAGCTCTacgaagcaacaaaaaagaaatttcaat CTAAAAAATTGCCCATCGATGTGCATCCAGATGCTGTGTTTGCTTGCAATGAACTCGATTTGAGCGAGGTGCAGGTCTATGGCTTCGACTATGACTATACGCTGGCTTGCTACAAGCCCATATTGGAGGATTTGCTGTACAATTTGGCGCGCGAAATGTTGGTGAAACGCTTCAGGTACCCAGAAGACATACTGGACTTGGAGTATGAGCCAAATTTTGCTGTGCGTGGCCTCCACTACGATGTGGAGAAGGGTTTGCTGGTAAAATTGGACTCGTTTCTACAGCTGCAACTAGGATCGGTGTATCGCGGACGCACCAAGGTCGACGAGGAGGAGGTGCTTAAGCTCTACCATAATCGTTTGCTGCCCATTGCCTATGTGGAGGGTCCCAATAGTGGCCATAAT CATAATACAAATTCCAAAATGGTGCAGCTGGCGGATTTGTTTTCAGTTCCAGAGATGTGCCTGCTGTGCAatgtaattgaatattttgaaCGCAATCGCATTGATTACCATCCAGAGATTGTATTCCACGATATACGCACTGCCATGGGCTCCTGCCATCCAATTATGCATGCAACTGTTATGAAAAATACGGAGAAGTACATTGAACGCAATGCTAAGCTAgtgcaatattttgaaaagcTGCAGAAAGCAGGCAAGAATCTCTTCTTAGTCACCAACAGCCCGTTTTCGTTTGT caACTGTGGCATGTCGTACCTGGTAGGCGCCAATTGGCGTGACTTTTTCGATGTGGTTATTGTGCAGGCGCGCAAACCAAAATTTTTTACTGACGAATCTCGTCCCATACGTTTATACGATGAGAAGACACGCTCACATCTGTGGGATCGTGTCTCCAAATTGGAAAAGGGCAAAATCTACTACGAG GGGTCTGTGCGCCAACTGCAGGAATTGAAGGGCTGGCGGGGCCATTCTGTGCTCTATTTTGGGGATCATCCCTATAGTGATCTAGCTGATGTGACCTTGAAGCACAGCTGGCGCACTGGGGCTATTATTAGCGAGTTGGCG CATGAAATCAAAACGTTAAATCGCGTGGACTTTAAAATGAGCGCCAACTGGTTGCAGATGCTGACGCAGCTTATCGAAGATACGCAGGATAATGAGAGCGAAGCAGCTCAAGCGTGCCTGCAAGATTGGATGAACGAGCGTGATCAGTTGCG caaTAAAACCAAGAATGTGTTTAACGAGCAATTTGGCAGCGTTTTTCGCACGTATCACAATCCCACGTATTTCTCACGTCGACTGTTTCGCTTCGCTGACATTTATACAAGTGACATAACGAATTTGCTCAAGTTCTCCACAGCGCACACCTTCTATCCCAGACGCGGCGTCATGCCACACGAATATGCCTCccactttatataa
- the LOC108594763 gene encoding SET and MYND domain-containing protein 4-like, with amino-acid sequence MEAENAFEELCLGYANRGMALLEYGYYQQAYDDCASAMEFGYPKKNQGKLIMRQAICASKMGDFKKLAEHMSCLDKMELNENFSQQLEQLKQQLPSQQSKPTLNEAQTANDAIAKRHKVVQEAGTKGRYLVATEEIKKGELVIKEQASCFSPTSMTPICQQCASSLMCAPIPCPECHQRVVYCSRRCRQLHATIHSYECGLYSRDLMDSCIINLSLRSVLVHMPEWLRHLSTLPNANAQQLWQSLMELAAGKHSRDDDDDPQHMGLAMIKHLKKSEEERIFALRANCLQVYLFKYTNFYEQLLSSTAASKEHWHVVLAALIFRCVAQLRKNFVFYTCVHSIVEGKELALLQPGFWHQPYHLKRGCLHLFSDVDFNISSYVPQLGLCNHSCEGSMHIKIDGGVANCFAMHNIKVNEELTYCYGDKANCLPWYSRQERLKEVYGFNCRCKRCMQAQPDEEYFSFHRYRCLNTRCQRIYVPDPFQHIKHLSWWDQPVPVVIYCTVCRQPQPMDRYVQFSLPGMYLPEKRRKLYEAFNELDNWLLDYHSLKQCLARKLILYCFILQQAGCPLNKEDYIQLTRIIKFLMKGTEVQMGINSVQYITNMVFLWDFIALGKYKCSKQDMQPMLATLKYLSSEQQKIFMNYYNDFIEQQLLQ; translated from the exons ATGGAAGCAGAAAATGCATTCGAGGAGCTATGCTTGGGTTATGCCAATCGCGGAATGGCTCTGCTGGAGTATGGCTATTACCAGCAGGCATATGATGACTGCGCCTCTGCTATGGAGTTTGGTTACCCTAAGAAGAATCAGGGCAAGTTAATTATGCGTCAGGCAATTTGTGCCTCGAAGATGGGAGACTTTAAAAAGCTGGCCGAGCACATGAGCTGCCTAGATAAAATGGAACTCAATGAGAACTTTTCCcagcaactggagcagcttaagcaacagCTCCCAtcacagcaaagcaaaccaaCCTTAAACGAAGCACAGACAGCAAACGATGCGATAGCCAAGAGGCATAAAGT CGTTCAGGAGGCTGGTACTAAAGGACGTTACCTAGTTGCAACCGAGGAAATTAAGAAGGGCGAACTTGTAATCAAGGAGCAGGCCAGTTGCTTTTCCCCCACATCAATGACTCCAATTTGCCAGCAGTGCGCATCCAGCTTGATGTGCGCACCCATACCGTGCCCGGAATGCCATCAGCGTGTAGTCTACTGCTCCAGACGCTGTCGTCAGTTGCATGCCACCATACACAGTTACGAGTGTGGACTATATAGCCGAGATCTAATGGATTCTTGCATTATTAACTTGTCCCTACGCTCTGTGCTCGTGCATATGCCGGAGTGGCTGCGCCATCTGTCCACGCTTCCCAACGCCAATGCGCAACAGCTGTGGCAGAGTCTAATGGAACTGGCAGCCGGCAAGCACAGtcgtgatgatgatgatgatccGCAGCATATGGGGCTGGCCATgataaaacatttgaaaaaatCAGAGGAAGAAAGAATATTTGCACTTCGTGCCAACTGCTTGCAagtatatttgtttaagtaCACTAACTTCTATGAGCAGCTTTTGTCCAGCACAGCTGCCAGCAAGGAGCACTGGCATGTAGTTCTTGCTGCGCTTATCTTCCGATGTGTGGCACAGTTAAGAAAAAATTTTGTGTTCTATACATGTGTGCATTCAATAGTTGAGGGCAAAGAGTTAGCATTGCTACAGCCAGGGTTCTGGCACCAGCCGTATCATTTAAAGCGCGGTTGTCTGCATCTATTTTCTGACGTAGACTTCAACATTTCATCGTACGTACCCCAGTTAGGCCTTTGCAATCATTCCTGTGAAGGTTCGATGCATATCAAAATTGATGGCGGTGTTGCCAATTGCTTTGCCATGCACAATATTAAGGTGAATGAGGAGCTCACCTACTGCTATGGAGATAAAGCTAACTGTTTGCCCTGGTATAGCCGACAAGAGCGCCTGAAAGAGGTATATGGGTTTAACTGCCGCTGTAAGAGGTGCATGCAAGCACAACCCGATGAGGAGTACTTCAGCTTTCATCGCTATCGTTGTCTAAACACACGTTGCCAGAGGATCTATGTGCCCGATCCTTTTCAGCACATTAAGCATTTAAGCTGGTGGGATCAGCCGGTACCGGTGGTTATCTACTGCACTGTCTGCCGTCAACCACAACCAATGGACAGATACGTGCAGTTTTCCCTTCCTGGAATGTACCTTCCTGAAAAACGTCGCAAATTGTACGAAGCATTCAATGAATTGGACAATTGGTTATTGGACTATCATAGTCTAAAGCAGTGTTTGGCCAGGAAGTTGATTCTGTATTGCTTTATTCTGCAACAAG CTGGTTGTCCCTTGAATAAGGAAGACTATATTCAATTGACTcgcattattaaatttctgaTGAAAGGCACTGAAGTACAGATGGGCATAAACTCCGTTCAATACATCACCAATATGGTTTTTTTGTGGGATTTCATTGCTCTgggcaaatacaaatgcagtAAGCAGGATATGCAACCCATGCTGGCTACACTCAAATATCTTTCGAGCGAGcaacagaaaatatttatgaactaTTACAACGATTTTATTGAGCAGCAATTACTACAATAA
- the LOC108595232 gene encoding SET and MYND domain-containing protein 4-like, translating to MDALSNVLNKQSYLLAFPGDAVHQNELVTFQLIHSLPDKQARCFKKLTLEFLETCQQPHEVEKYAQRSRALREQGNRIFNDKTTNPLASQSERLLGACELYTKAILEAENAFEELCLGYANRGMALQEFGYYQQAYDDCASALEFGYPKKNQHKLIMRQAFCASKMGDFENLAEHINFLDEMKLNESFSQQLEQLKKEVPSKQSNPALNKAQTTSDTIIKKHKVVKGVGIRGRYLVATESIMKGELLIKEPALCFVPTSEIQICQQCACTLMCTPIPCPLCHQRTVYCSRRCRQLHADIHRFECAAYKMGLVEILGVSYLALRLVIVNMPQWLGHLAKRANANTQQLWESLMEMTDEEQDPQWMHMSMTSHLNKLPATDSIRTYHTLCANLLQTLLYKSTNFYDQLLDCTSASAEDWHVVLGALILRSAGQLLVNACAVPVVMPDLERSEFAMLQTTLWTRPYHLKRGALHKFEKLIVAMCMNLPNLSMANHACTSSICIKYDGPAVSCYAMHDIKEGEEIFNCYTVDCRNTMLCEREKELKKNYNFRCRCTKCLRVQPDEDYLTFHRYRCRNPRCFSTYVPKQTPKMENLCWWLSEEATMSLYCTVCGELQSLYEYNQFLDLIDRCKEIQIRRQLYKIFNELNYLLAYNSLKLSIAKEIVKSCFAAQDDGSMLDDTDYRQLLGIIKYLLNGTAVQWGCYSTVYTSKLTYLWDCIALGKYKCGMEEMQSMLAAVEYLREETKTVFINYYKDYIEAHYT from the exons ATGGATGCATTGTCGAATGTTTTAAACAAGCAAAGTTATTTACTTGCTTTTCCTGGCGATGCAGTGCATCAGAACGAGCTTGtaacatttcaattgattCATAGTTTGCCCGACAAGCAAGCACGCTGCTTTAAAAAGCTGACCTTGGAATTTCTCGAGACTTGCCAGCAACCACATGAAGTAGAAAAATATGCTCAGCGGTCGCGTGCACTGAGGGAGCAAGGCAATCGAATATTTAACGACAAGACAACCAATCCGCTGGCAAGTCAGTCTGAGCGCTTGCTTGGAGCATGTGAACTCTACACCAAGGCTATACTGGAAGCAGAAAATGCATTCGAGGAGCTATGCCTGGGTTATGCCAATCGTGGCATGGCTCTTCAGGAGTTTGGATATTACCAGCAGGCATATGATGACTGCGCCTCTGCTTTGGAGTTTGGTTACCCAAAAAAGAATCAGCACAAACTTATTATGCGTCAGGCCTTTTGTGCCTCGAAGATGGGAGACTTTGAAAATCTGGCGGAGCACATCAACTTCCTGGATGAAATGAAGCTTAATGAGAGCTTTTctcagcagctggagcaactTAAGAAAGAGGTGccatcaaagcaaagcaacccAGCTTTAAACAAAGCACAGACAACAAGTGATACAATAATCAAGAAGCACAAAGT CGTTAAAGGTGTTGGTATAAGAGGACGTTACCTAGTTGCCACCGAGAGCATTATGAAAGGAGAGCTTTTAATTAAGGAACCTGCTCTCTGTTTTGTGCCCACATCGGAAATACAGATTTGCCAGCAGTGCGCATGCACTTTGATGTGTACACCCATACCATGTCCGCTATGCCATCAACGTACCGTTTACTGCTCCCGGCGATGTCGTCAGTTACATGCTGACATACATCGCTTTGAATGCGCCGCCTACAAGATGGGGCTTGTGGAAATCCTGGGTGTTTCGTATCTGGCCTTGCGCTTGGTTATTGTAAATATGCCCCAGTGGCTGGGCCATTTGGCCAAGCGTGCCAACGCCAATACGCAACAGCTGTGGGAGAGTCTTATGGAAATGACTGACGAAGAGCAAGACCCTCAGTGGATGCACATGAGTATGACCTCGCACTTAAACAAACTGCCTGCAACGGATTCTATTCGCACTTACCACACGCTCTGTGCAAACTTACTACAAACGCTTCTCTACAAGAGCACAAATTTCTATGATCAGTTGCTGGACTGCACCAGTGCCTCCGCAGAAGACTGGCATGTCGTTCTTGGAGCTTTAATTCTACGCAGTGCAGGCCAGTTGCTTGTCAATGCCTGCGCAGTTCCTGTTGTGATGCCAGATCTCGAGAGGAGCGAGTTTGCGATGCTGCAGACGACGCTATGGACGCGGCCTTATCACCTGAAAAGAGGCGCTCTCCATAAGTTTGAGAAGCTCATTGTTGCCATGTGCATGAACTTGCCAAATCTAAGTATGGCCAATCACGCCTGCACGTCATccatatgcattaaatatgatGGACCCGCCGTGAGTTGTTACGCCATGCATGATATTAAAGAGGGAGAGGAGATCTTCAATTGTTACACCGTAGACTGCAGGAACACAATGTTGTGCGAGCGCGAGAAGGAGTTGAAGAAGAACTATAATTTTCGCTGTCGCTGCACAAAGTGCTTGCGTGTGCAGCCCGATGAGGATTATTTGACTTTTCATCGTTACCGTTGCCGGAATCCGCGTTGCTTTAGCACGTATGTGCCCAAGCAAACTCCCAAAATGGAGAACTTGTGTTGGTGGCTTAGTGAAGAGGCCACAATGTCTCTTTATTGCACGGTATGCGGCGAGTTACAGTCTCTTTATGAATACAATCAGTTTCTGGATCTGATAGATCGCTGCAAAGAAATTCAGATTCGTCGACAACTATATAAAATCTTCAACGAGCTGAACTATCTTCTGGCCTACAATAGTTTGAAATTGAGTATTGCCAAGGAGATCGTCAAGTCATGCTTTGCAGCTCAGGATG ACGGCTCCATGTTGGATGATACGGACTATAGACAGCTTTTGGGTATTATCAAATATCTACTAAATGGCACAGCAGTGCAGTGGGGATGCTACTCCACCGTTTATACAAGCAAGCTGACCTATCTATGGGACTGCATTGCCTTGGGCAAATATAAATGTGGCATGGAGGAAATGCAATCTATGTTGGCTGCAGTCGAATATCTTCGGGAAGAGACCAAAACAGTATTTATCAACTATTACAAGGATTACATTGAAGCGCACTATACCTAA
- the LOC108596811 gene encoding exocyst complex component 3 has product MDLQQLEDEARQAALKDIQNMLQRPGQLEKVEQYRHRISRKKASVEALLKTGMQNQLEGVRVGLKQLETCMQDVREVRRRMGEVERLLQGVPEVYDALEVVREENTKHSQYATAMENLKHIFNVDASVTKTMALIDEDKLLHAHQCLADLENSRDDLLYELHKQPKQHASDKITLKRHFEKVDTVSQALEKKIRLILSRTLNTVRKKPTVIVTALRIIEREEKNDQFALQQQKVTGFLPPGRPKAWRKMIMDVLHAAVGTRIEGSKLEERADNKMWLVRDLEILRQIILEDLRVVKSLCVPCFPPHYDIFNEYVKFYHEGLSSHLDNIVRSGLEGNEYVSMLAWVTHTYPGAELMSHADLNVDVHKLAGPLLRPEHLKSLENEYLQNMQRNYQEWMTKAAETEKQEWFSEMLPEQDEHYYHTSAPVIIFQMIDQHLQVTNTIHQELTFKALVMSIQQVEIFGQTYLKNVIELKEHHFRNRDQIKYFTHYIITIVNNSQQMVELAQQMKQLYWPKSRTDHYEHFEKLLSTFQRIRAHAANYLLEEAFLDMECHFNDLFTVKWLASSIAVDTICVTLDDYFQDYNHLSPANFEMVINEAQKLLAKRYIRALLSKRLSKPRAECDAITRKINKEAKHFKLFFEKIAPKMSLSDSPLDLIATLSALLSSDIELLVLDLHTLLGSYPSLSEDQLVRLFYIRNDVKAAEVREKVQDAMKSKKAMVSIAKQDCIFKEIVFSDKLW; this is encoded by the exons ATGGACTTACAACAGTTGGAAGATGAGGCGCGTCAAGCTGCTCTGAAGGATATACAGAATATGCTGCAAAGGCCTGGGCAACTGGAAAAAGTGGAACAGTATCGTCATCGCATTTCGCGCAAGAAAGCTTCGGTGGAGGCGTTGCTCAAGACTGGAATGCAAAATCAGTTGGAGGGCGTGCGTGTGGGGTTAAAGCAGCTGGAGACATGCATGCAGGATGTGCGCGAGGTGCGTCGCCGTATGGGCGAGGTGGAACGCCTGTTGCAGGGCGTGCCCGAAGTATATGACGCACTTGAAGTGGTGCGTGAGGAGAACACAAAGCACTCGCAATACGCCACTGCCATGGagaatttaaaacatatattcAATGTTGACGCCAGCGTCACGAAGACTATGGCGCTCATTGATGAGGACAAGCTGTTGCATGCGCATCAGTGTTTGGCCGACTTGGAGAACTCGCGCGATGATTTACTCTACGAGCTGCATAAACAGCCCAAACAGCATGCCTCCGATAAGATAACGCTCAAGCGGCACTTTGAAAAGGTGGACACTGTCTCGCAGGCGTTGGAGAAAAAAATACGCCTTATACTCAGTCGCACGCTCAACACGGTGCGCAAAAAGCCAACGGTTATAGTGACTGCTCTTCGTATTATAGAGCGCGAGGAGAAGAACGACCAGTTTgccttgcagcagcagaaggTGACAGGCTTTCTGCCGCCGGGTCGTCCAAAGGCTTGGCGTAAAATGATTATGGATGTGCTGCATGCAGCGGTGGGCACACGCATCGAAGGCTCCAAGCTGGAGGAGCGTGCAGACAATAAGATGTGGCTGGTGCGCGACTTAGAGATACTGCGACAAATCATTCTAGAGGATTTGCGTGTAGTTAAGTCACTTTGCGTGCCTTGCTTTCCGCCCCATTATGATATATTCAACGAGTATGTCAAGTTCTATCACGAGGGTCTCTCCAGCCAC ttggATAACATAGTGCGGTCGGGCCTGGAGGGCAATGAATATGTATCCATGCTGGCCTGGGTAACGCATACATACCCGGGCGCTGAGCTCATGTCGCATGCCGATCTCAATGTGGATGTACATAAGCTGGCGGGACCACTGCTGCGGCCAGAGCATCTGAAATCGCTGGAGAATGAATATCTACAGAATATGCAGCGTAATTATCAGGAGTGGATGACAAAAGCGGCGGAAACAGAGAAACAAGAATGGTTCTCGGAAATGCTGCCGGAACAGGATGAGCATTATTATCATACCTCGGCGCCGGTTATTATCTTCCAAATGATTGATCAGCATCTGCAGGTGACCAATACCATTCACCAGGAGTTGACCTTCAAGGCGCTTGTTATGAGCATACAGCAAGTGGAAATCTTTGGCCAAACGTATCTAAAGAATGTCATTGAGCTCAAGGAGCATCATTTTCGCAATCGTGATCAGATCAAGTACTTTACTCATTACATTATAACCATTGTGAACAACAGCCAGCAGATGGTGGAGCTGGCGCAGCAGATGAAACAACTCTATTGGCCCAAATCACGCACGGATCATTACGAGCACTTTGAGAAGCTGCTGTCGACATTCCAGCGCATACGCGCTCATGCAGCCAACTATTTGTTGGAGGAAGCCTTTCTAGATATGGAATGCCATTTTAACGACTTATTTACAGTCAAATGGCTGGCCAGCAGCATTGCCGTGGACACCATATGTGTCACGCTGGATGATTATTTCCAAGACTATAATCATCTGAGTCCTGCCAACTTTGAAATGGTCATTAATGAGGCACaaaagctgctggccaagcgcTACATACGCGCACTGCTCTCCAAGCGTTTGTCCAAGCCGCGTGCCGAATGCGATGCGATAACGCGCAAGATCAACAAGGAGGCCAAACATTTTAAGTTGTTCTTTGAGAAAATTGCGCCCAAGATGTCACTAAGTGATTCACCATTGGATTTGATAGCAACGCTCTCGGCATTGCTAAGCTCCGATATagagctgctggtgctggacTTGCATACGCTGCTGGGCAGCTATCCGTCGCTAAGCGAGGATCAGCTAGTGCGTCTATTTTACATACGCAACGATGTGAAGGCGGCAGAGGTGCGCGAGAAGGTGCAGGATGCCATGAAGTCGAAGAAGGCTATGGTCAGCATAGCCAAGCAGGATTGCATCTTCAAAGAAATTGTTTTCAGCGACAAGCTCTGGTAG
- the LOC108596814 gene encoding spermine oxidase, which yields MNETQLEQKIVVIGAGASGIACATKLLEYGFQNVLVVEAEPRLGGRIHTIPFGENVIDLGAQWCHGEQDNIVHELASKHNLLESTGPVYENYQCVRSNREVLPDNVANRLKAIVGDSLVTRQLELRHCSGSLGSYLSNKFYEMLRKPENADIDEVIAAEFFDNYQKFENSVEASDTLEQVSGRGYLEYWECEGDILLNWKDKGYVELLRLLMHSREQPAEELGSLEQRVLFNTSVQKINWNRNDARVELQLSNGDSCVADHVIVTVSLGVLKASHLQLFEPKLPVAKQRAVEGLAFGTVNKIFIEFPAAFWPEDWTGFTLLWRQQDLADIRNTERAWLEDVFGFYRVSYQPRILAGWIISANGRHMESLAKEEVLAGCLYLFRRFLHWHIPEPVNFCSSAWHTNANFRGSYSFRSMDTERVGTGASELAAPLTVVTMTPSSPARQKFMKQQSRCDKPIVLFAGEASSEHYYSTVHGAVEAGWREAQRLAEFYGLAGTQSVAKSQL from the coding sequence ATGAATGAGACGCAGCTGGAGCAGAAGATTGTGGTCATTGGCGCTGGAGCATCGGGCATAGCTTGCGCTACAAAACTGCTCGAGTATGGCTTCCAGAACGTGCTCGTCGTGGAGGCTGAGCCGCGGCTGGGCGGACGCATACATACCATACCATTTGGCGAGAATGTCATTGATCTCGGCGCACAGTGGTGTCATGGCGAGCAGGACAACATAGTGCATGAGCTGGCCAGCAAGCATAACCTGCTCGAGTCCACTGGACCGGTGTATGAGAACTATCAGTGTGTGCGCAGCAATCGCGAGGTGCTGCCCGATAATGTGGCAAACAGGCTGAAAGCTATAGTGGGCGATTCGCTGGTGACGCGCCAGCTGGAGTTGCGCCACTGCAGCGGCTCGCTGGGCAGCTACTTGTCCAACAAGTTCTACGAGATGCTGCGCAAGCCCGAGAATGCGGATATAGATGAGGTTATTGCCGCCGAGTTCTTCGACAACTATCAAAAGTTTGAGAATTCTGTGGAGGCGAGCGATACGCTGGAGCAGGTCTCTGGCCGCGGCTATCTGGAGTACTGGGAGTGCGAGGGCGACATACTGCTCAACTGGAAGGACAAGGGCTAtgtggagctgctgcgtctgctgaTGCACAGTCGCGAGCAGCCGGCGGAGGAGCTGGGCAGCCTCGAGCAGCGCGTGCTCTTCAATACCAGCGTACAAAAGATTAACTGGAATCGCAACGATGCACGCGtggagctgcagctaagcAATGGCGACAGCTGTGTGGCGGATCATGTCATAGTTACGGTATCGCTGGGCGTGCTCAAGGCATCGCATCTGCAGCTCTTCGAGCCCAAGCTGCCCGTAGCCAAGCAGCGCGCTGTGGAGGGCTTAGCCTTTGGCACTgtgaacaaaatatttatagaatttccAGCTGCCTTTTGGCCAGAGGATTGGACGGGCTTCACCTTGCTGTGGCGGCAACAGGATCTGGCTGATATACGCAATACAGAGCGCGCCTGGCTGGAGGATGTCTTTGGCTTCTATCGCGTGAGCTATCAACCACGCATATTGGCTGGCTGGATCATCAGCGCCAATGGACGCCATATGGAAAGCCTTGCCAAAGAGGAAGTGCTTGCTGGTTGTCTCTATCTCTTTAGGCGTTTCCTGCACTGGCACATACCAGAGCCTGTGAACTTCTGCAGCTCTGCCTGGCATACGAATGCAAACTTTCGCGGCTCCTACAGCTTTCGCTCCATGGACACGGAACGCGTGGGCACGGGCGCCAGCGAATTGGCTGCACCCTTGACAGTGGTCACCATGACGCCCAGCTCGCCAGCGCGTCAAAAGTTTATGAAGCAGCAAAGCCGCTGCGATAAGCCCATTGTGCTGTTTGCTGGTGAAGCCAGCAGTGAACACTACTATTCCACTGTACATGGCGCCGTGGAGGCGGGCTGGCGTGAGGCTCAGCGTCTGGCGGAGTTCTATGGCTTGGCGGGCACACAGTCCGTTGCCAAGTCGCAGCTATAG